The region CCAGGAATCGATTCAGAGGGGCTGGAGGTCACCGTCGAGCGGAACGTATTGACCGTTCGTGCGCAGCGTGACATCCATCATGAGGATCGTGAGCAGATGGTGGTGGCTGAGCGATTTAGTGGCTCCTTGGAGCGATCCATCTATCTTGGCTCAGACCTCGATCCTCAGGGCGTGATGGCCGAGTACGTCGACGGGGTGCTCACGGTCAAGATCCCTGTCCATGAGGCGGCCAAGCCGCGACGAATTGCGGTTAACCATCAGTCCGCGAAGACTGCAATCGCGAGTTGATAGTGTGAACTCCGGCCCGCTCATTGCGGGCCGGAGGAATGTTTGGTCGAGCCTCGCTGCTGTAATTGGCATTGGGACTCACGAAAGGCATGAGATGCGGATTGGACTGACTGGAAGTCATGGACTCATAGGTTCGGCCCTCGCGGTGGCCCTAGGTCAACAGGGTCATGAGGTGTTGTCGATACCAAGAGGAAAGTCCACGGCCAAAGGTGGGCCTGATCTCGTAGAAGATCGTGCTTCGAGTCCTCTCTTTTTTGACCCAGATGGTGGGCCGAGCAGCCTCGATGCGCTAGAGGGCATTGACGCGGTGATCCACCTTGCGGGCGAACCGATTGGCGATCACCGTTGGGACGCGCGTGTGCGATCAAGTATCTACTCATCAAGGGTGTATGGAACCCGTTCGCTCATAGCAGCGCTCGCTGCCCTCAAGAGCCCCCCGGCTACCGTGCTTGTCGCATCGGCCTCCGGGATCTACGGCGATCGAGGATCCGAGGAGCTTACCGAGGAGTCGACGCAAGGAGCCGGTTTTCTCGCTAAGGTCGTGACAGATTGGGAGGCGGAGTCACGAACTGGAGAAGGGTTTGCGAATCGGCTGGTGTTGCTGCGTACCGGGGTGGTGCTCGATGCCAGCGGTGGACTGCTTGGACGGTTGTTGCCGCTCTTCCGTCTCGGCCTCGGTGGTCGCCTCGCCTCCGGCGAGCAGTACATGAGTTGGATCACGCTAGCTGACGAGGTTCGTGCGATTCAATACTGCCTCGAAAACCCAGCTATAAGTGGGCCCGTCAATCTCGTCGCGCCCAACCCAGTCACTAATCGCGAGTTCACCAAGGATCTCGCCGTAGCCGTCGGTCGGCCCGCAGTATTCGCGGTTCCAAGAACCGCGTTGGAGCTCGTGCTAGGTAAAGAGATGGCACGAGAACTCGCACTTGTTTCACAACGTATCGTTCCTAATGTGCTGCAATCAGCGGGATTCACCTTTGGGACACCAACCCTTGATGTAGCTCTGGCCGAGTTGCTGGCGAGATCTAGTCATTAGTGGTGTCGAGCAGGCTCCGCATCGTCGAGGCCAGAGTCGTCTCGCCGATCTGATCCAGTGAGGCTATAACCGCCTTCCGGTCCTCTAGCGGTTTGTTTTGTGATAGCTTACGAATGCCGCGGAGCTCCCTGACCCTCAAGTTAAAACCGACAATCGCCTTCAATTGGGCCGAGATGTAGTCGTCGGGACTTTGATCAGGACTCCAACCAGTGGGTGCTGGGGGCTCGAACTTGGCAGTGAGGGTGGTAACAAGTGTTAAAAGATCGTTGGCATCATCAAAGAACTCAAGTTCTCCCACCGCCTCGACTCGCGAGTAGTTCCAGGTGGGGACGTGGTGTTGGTTGTCCGCACTGGTACGGTACCATCTTGGCGAGACGTAGCTATGTTCAGCCCGAAAGACCGCGAGCGCTTCGAGGTCCAAACGTGATTGTCGCCACTGTGGGTTGGTTCGGGTGAGGTGCCCTTGTACCATGACGTCATCGCCATCGACTGTAATCAGCAGGGGGATCGCTGTGGTCAGGGGTCCATTGGCTCCAACCGTGACCAGGTCGCCAAACGGGTTCTCCTTGGCTATAGCGATGAGGGTGGGGATATCGTCGGTATAAAAGAGCTTCGCAGGTGACATGTTCTCACCCTAGCCGATACTTGACTATCGGTAAATCCGTCTGCGCTTGTTTGAGGTGAAGATGCATTCTGGGTGATCGCACCAGCGCCGCCTAGGATGATTTCATGGCTCTCAGTCGGTCTATTCATCTTGAGCGAGTGAATCAGAATTCATCGGCATCGGTGCGAATTGTGACCGTGCATGGAGCCATGGATCGCGGCGGGTCGTTTCGTGCGCTAGCAAAATACCTCTCTCCGCTGGAGGTGGTGATCTGGGATCGAGCCGGCTACGCTCACTCGCTCGATGTCGCTCCAGCAAACGTCGAGAATCATCTCGCGGATCTGAGCGAGATCCTAGATGAGAAGCCGGCTGTAGTTTTCGGCCATTCACTTGGCGGGACCTACGCATTGTGGCTAGCGTCGTTGGGTCACCCCAACCTGCTTGGGGTATCGACATTTGAGTCTCCGTTGCCAGGAGGTGGCTGGTGGGGGGAGGACTGGGATGTTGATCCACACGAGGCGGCGGCTGGGCACGTCCCACGTGAACGCGCCGGAGACTTAGCGGAGGCGTTCCTGCGGCGAATGATCTCCGATCCGGTGTGGGAGCGTCTCCCTGAACGCACGAAAGCTCTGCGGCGAACGGAAGGGCGAGCTTTTCTACGTGAACTTGGACAGCTGGTCGACGGCAGGATCAGCTTCGATCCAAGTGAGATCACGGTCGACGTGGTGGCGGGTATATCTTCACGGCCCTCGCACCACCATCGTTTTGGCTTGATCAAGCTAGTCGAGTCGATCGATGTGACCAGTTACTGCGTCCCGCATTCACGTCACGGTGCCCACCTAACTAACCCCCAAGCGCTGGCTGAGGTCGTGGTGCAGCAGTTTGCAAAGGTGACTCAGGCTTAGCTGCTAGCACAGTCGAGCCGCTCCGAAATACATATACATTTATATGCACCTCTTTTGTCTTCGCTCTCCAGCACGGTCATTTGCAAAGTAGGGGTGGGATTCCAAGTAGATCAAGGGTAATGTCGGGTTGACGGGCAAGCTGGCGGGTTGCCGCTGCGATGTTGACCCTTAGGGGCGCGGCATAACGTATGATTCCGATAGCTAGATTGCGTAGTGTTGCAAGGATGCGAGGAAGTGTTCCGGTACGGACTTGTGAGCGGTCCTCGTCAAAGGTGTTGTCGCGGACCCAATGGAGGCTTTCGAT is a window of Ferrimicrobium acidiphilum DSM 19497 DNA encoding:
- a CDS encoding Hsp20/alpha crystallin family protein, which produces MVMRVDPYREFDRMVQSLVQRDARAVMPVDAYRIDDSYVVQFDLPGIDSEGLEVTVERNVLTVRAQRDIHHEDREQMVVAERFSGSLERSIYLGSDLDPQGVMAEYVDGVLTVKIPVHEAAKPRRIAVNHQSAKTAIAS
- a CDS encoding alpha/beta fold hydrolase is translated as MALSRSIHLERVNQNSSASVRIVTVHGAMDRGGSFRALAKYLSPLEVVIWDRAGYAHSLDVAPANVENHLADLSEILDEKPAVVFGHSLGGTYALWLASLGHPNLLGVSTFESPLPGGGWWGEDWDVDPHEAAAGHVPRERAGDLAEAFLRRMISDPVWERLPERTKALRRTEGRAFLRELGQLVDGRISFDPSEITVDVVAGISSRPSHHHRFGLIKLVESIDVTSYCVPHSRHGAHLTNPQALAEVVVQQFAKVTQA
- a CDS encoding FMN-binding negative transcriptional regulator; this encodes MSPAKLFYTDDIPTLIAIAKENPFGDLVTVGANGPLTTAIPLLITVDGDDVMVQGHLTRTNPQWRQSRLDLEALAVFRAEHSYVSPRWYRTSADNQHHVPTWNYSRVEAVGELEFFDDANDLLTLVTTLTAKFEPPAPTGWSPDQSPDDYISAQLKAIVGFNLRVRELRGIRKLSQNKPLEDRKAVIASLDQIGETTLASTMRSLLDTTND
- a CDS encoding TIGR01777 family oxidoreductase, whose product is MRIGLTGSHGLIGSALAVALGQQGHEVLSIPRGKSTAKGGPDLVEDRASSPLFFDPDGGPSSLDALEGIDAVIHLAGEPIGDHRWDARVRSSIYSSRVYGTRSLIAALAALKSPPATVLVASASGIYGDRGSEELTEESTQGAGFLAKVVTDWEAESRTGEGFANRLVLLRTGVVLDASGGLLGRLLPLFRLGLGGRLASGEQYMSWITLADEVRAIQYCLENPAISGPVNLVAPNPVTNREFTKDLAVAVGRPAVFAVPRTALELVLGKEMARELALVSQRIVPNVLQSAGFTFGTPTLDVALAELLARSSH